A genome region from Schistocerca nitens isolate TAMUIC-IGC-003100 chromosome 4, iqSchNite1.1, whole genome shotgun sequence includes the following:
- the LOC126251676 gene encoding rutC family protein UK114-like produces the protein MSKTVKKIISTDKAAAPISAYSQAICVNNMVYVAGTVGFDKNTNKAAEGGVVGQARKCFENLRGILEAAGSSLNNVVKITILLHDISDFQAVNEVYKEFFKEPYPARISFQAGKLPLGLKLEIDAIAVIGEVQTIQ, from the exons ATGTCCAAAACCGTCAAGAAAATCATCAGCACCGACAAGGCTGCAGCGCCCATTTCGGCCTACAG CCAAGCAATTTGTGTGAACAATATGGTGTATGTAGCTGGTACTGTGGGATTTGATAAAAACACCAATAAGGCTGCAGAAGGTGGAGTGGTGGGTCAAGCAAGAAAGTGTTTTGAAAATCTTAGAGGCATTCTTGAAGCAGCTGGTTCATCACTCAACAATG TTGTGAAAATCACAATTCTACTTCATGACATAAGTGATTTCCAAGCAGTGAATGAAGTTTACAAAGAAT TTTTTAAAGAGCCATATCCTGCCCGTATATCGTTTCAAGCTGGAAAGTTACCATTG GGTTTAAAACTGGAGATTGATGCAATTGCAGTGATAGGAGAAGTCCAGACCATTCAGTGA